A DNA window from Patagioenas fasciata isolate bPatFas1 chromosome 1, bPatFas1.hap1, whole genome shotgun sequence contains the following coding sequences:
- the IFT27 gene encoding intraflagellar transport protein 27 homolog isoform X1 has protein sequence MVKLAAKCLLAGDPAVGKSALAQMFRNDGAHFQKNYTLTTGIELLVKAVSIPETSDSVEFFIFDSAGKDLFSEMLEKLWEQPNVLCLVYDVTNEQSFNNCAKWLEKLRAQAVGKHIPGVLVGNKTDLVGRRVVEQKQAEQWAEKHGLAYCEMSVIKDHNSDVAGGNRTQEMKANLAKFRKDHFPPGSMDDVITTQDRYFFVLKIACQVCMPPVTWYIEGTNALGMGDKVNPMQSLTSEFNLRTRRTSITSNEQSKCTTKMKMGEHCFIK, from the exons ATGGTGAAACTCGCTGCCAAGTGCCTCCTGGCAG gAGATCCAGCTGTGGGGAAGAGTGCTTTAGCCCAGATGTTCCGCAATGATGGGGCTCATTTTCAGAAGAACTACACACTG ACAACAGGCATAGAACTGTTGGTGAAGGCTGTATCAATTCCAGAGACAAGTGATAGTGTG GAATTCTTCATTTTTGACTCTGCAGGAAAAGATCTATTTTCTGAAATGCTGGAGAAACTG TGGGAGCAACCCAACGTCCTGTGTCTTGTGTATGATGTCACTAATGAGCAATCTTTCAACAACTGTGCCAagtggctggagaagctgagggCTCAAGCAGTTGGAAAGCACATCCCAG gtgtCTTAGTGGGGAATAAAACAGACCTGGTTGGTCGTCGAGTTGTGGAGCAGAAACAAGCAGAGCAGTGGGCTGAGAAACATGGCCTGGCATACTGTGAGATGTCAGTG ATTAAAGACCATAATTCTGATGTCGCTGGTGGAAATAGGACTCAGGAAATGAAAGCCAACCTGGCTAAGTTCAGAAAGG ATCATTTTCCCCCTGGTTCTATGGATGATGTGATTACAACACAAGACAGATATTTTTTCGTATTGAAAATAGCATGCCAGGTGTGTATGCCACCTGTGACGTGGTATATAGAGGGGACAAACGCCTTGGGAATGGGAGATAAAGTGAATCCTATGCAGTCTCTAACCAGTGAGTTCAATCTCCGCACCAGAAGGACCTCCATAACTTCAAATGAACAGTCTAAATGCACCACTAAGATGAAGATGGGTGAACACTGTTTTATTAAATGA
- the IFT27 gene encoding intraflagellar transport protein 27 homolog isoform X2: MVKLAAKCLLAGDPAVGKSALAQMFRNDGAHFQKNYTLTTGIELLVKAVSIPETSDSVEFFIFDSAGKDLFSEMLEKLWEQPNVLCLVYDVTNEQSFNNCAKWLEKLRAQAVGKHIPGVLVGNKTDLVGRRVVEQKQAEQWAEKHGLAYCEMSVKEMKNFEAPFHILAKSFHQLYKEKVETFHSLA; encoded by the exons ATGGTGAAACTCGCTGCCAAGTGCCTCCTGGCAG gAGATCCAGCTGTGGGGAAGAGTGCTTTAGCCCAGATGTTCCGCAATGATGGGGCTCATTTTCAGAAGAACTACACACTG ACAACAGGCATAGAACTGTTGGTGAAGGCTGTATCAATTCCAGAGACAAGTGATAGTGTG GAATTCTTCATTTTTGACTCTGCAGGAAAAGATCTATTTTCTGAAATGCTGGAGAAACTG TGGGAGCAACCCAACGTCCTGTGTCTTGTGTATGATGTCACTAATGAGCAATCTTTCAACAACTGTGCCAagtggctggagaagctgagggCTCAAGCAGTTGGAAAGCACATCCCAG gtgtCTTAGTGGGGAATAAAACAGACCTGGTTGGTCGTCGAGTTGTGGAGCAGAAACAAGCAGAGCAGTGGGCTGAGAAACATGGCCTGGCATACTGTGAGATGTCAGTG AAGGAGATGAAAAATTTTGAGGCACCTTTCCACATCCTGGCAAAGTCATTCCACCAACTGTACAAAGAGAAAGTGGAAACTTTTCACTCACTAGCTTGA